One genomic window of Gossypium hirsutum isolate 1008001.06 chromosome D11, Gossypium_hirsutum_v2.1, whole genome shotgun sequence includes the following:
- the LOC107927257 gene encoding uncharacterized protein isoform X3, producing the protein MMVRGGKVGQRSNFKKRVRPKDDDSDGSDEDYVVSEEGDEESEDDVEKYCSSLDECASEEGFGSFLDEEEEVEVVRKAVRSKAKRMSTTRKRTIVERKPRRRKIVLDEEEEDEDYEVEEEEEDDDDDDDDDDDDEEEEEEEEEDDDDDEFTLDEEDCLDEEEELTMKMKKNNMKVHKPGLRKRGPSKPRKNRKKSAVSNKPSRKGGRKKHRLNRKKRVEEDDNDDCDFVDIIPVVRKKSRLNGGRRNKAYVVPSDSDFVLSGSSDYEYTISDEEREQVKEANRLCGSLKTSLRSSSSSKRIQEVEELGKHKKPPGRKGKEKVEEKKAEVIKPVCGICLSEEDKRRFRGTLNCCSHYFCFTCIMEWSKVESRCPLCKQRFETITKPARSTAGVDLRDVVIQVPKRDQVYQPSEEELRSYLDPYENVFCSECHQGGDDELMLLCDLCDSSAHTYCVGLGREVPEDNWYCDGCRPVALGSSSSQVQDSLPDQRTVNNLYNRFSPVVNVGESLESIGVPSPRVPLTPSFVGLSSPRFPVVDVTAGSPVSGVGAPTLTGRRWLHRQIQNLRSINRMNLMVSRTEGISAANMGIDLVNSHIDQSREPMVQQARTEDAGTQPQTLFAERLQDNPSSSLQGRDFLSSRLSHLRRQAVQDSTTTSFGTSVNLTLWPELAGISSNEQLHHCSNGSNIRPDGCDLPFSVRDDDNILMAKEQLQAMVGSHLKAFSNGIDLDFSKPSICICRQRYFQGHSN; encoded by the exons atg ATGGTAAGGGGAGGGAAGGTTGGTCAAAGAAGCAACTTTAAGAAAAGGGTTAGACCAAAGGATGATGATTCGGATGGTTCAGATGAAGATTATGTGGTTTCGGAGGAGGGAGATGAAGAATCTGAGGATGATGTGGAAAAGTATTGTTCTTCCTTAGATGAATGTGCATCGGAAGAGGGTTTCGGGAGTTTTCTTGATGAGGAGGAGGAAGTGGAAGTGGTGAGAAAGGCTGTTAGGTCGAAAGCTAAACGAATGTCTACAACAAGGAAGAGGACGATTGTGGAGAGAAAACCACGAAGGCGGAAAATTGTATTGGATGAAGAGGAGGAAGATGAAGATTATGAggtggaggaagaagaagaagatgacgatgacgatgacgatgatgatgatgatgatgaagaggaggaggaggaggaggaggaagatgACGACGATGATGAATTCACTCTAGACGAAGAAGATTGTTTGGATGAGGAAGAGGAACTGActatgaaaatgaagaaaaacaaTATGAAAGTTCATAAGCCAGGGTTGCGGAAAAGAGGTCCTTCTAAACCTAGGAAAAATAGGAAGAAATCTGCTGTTTCTAATAAGCCTTCAAGAAAAGGGGGAAGGAAGAAACACCGGTTGAACAGGAAAAAAagggttgaagaagatgataatgatgattgtgATTTTGTAGACATCATTCCAGTTGTGAGAAAAAAGAGCAGACTAAACGGAGGACGGAGAAACAAGGCATATGTTGTACCATCCGATTCAGATTTTGTCTTGTCTGGGTCATCTGATTATGAGTATACCATCTCAGACGAAGAGAGAGAGCAAGTGAAAGAAGCCAACCGATTGTGTGGAAGTTTGAAAACCAGTTTGAGGAGTTCATCATCCTCAAAGAGAATTCAGGAGGTTGAGGAGTTGGGCAAGCACAAGAAACCTCCAGGAAGAAAGGGTAAGGAGAAGGTCGAAGAGAAAAAGGCTGAAGTAATAAAACCAGTTTGTGGCATTTGTCTCTCTGAGGAAGATAAGCGAAGATTTAGGGGCACATTGAACTGTTGCAGTCATTATTTTTGTTTCACCTGCATTATGGAGTGGTCAAAAGTGGAATCTCGTTGCCCATTGTGCAAGCAAAGGTTTGAAACAATCACTAAGCCTGCTAGGTCAACAGCAGGAGTTGATTTGAGAGATGTGGTGATTCAAGTACCCAAGCGAGATCAG GTCTACCAACCATCTGAGGAAGAACTTAGAAGCTATCTGGACCCATATGAGAATGTTTTTTGCTCTGAATGCCACCAAGGTGGGGATGATGAACTGATGTTACTGTGTGATCTTTGTGATTCATCGGCACACACCTATTGTGTTGGTCTAGGGAGGGAAGTGCCTGAAGATAATTGGTACTGCGATGGTTGCAGGCCCGTAGCTCTTGGTTCCTCTAGTTCCCAAGTCCAAGATTCTTTGCCTGACCAAAGGACAGTAAACAATTTGTACAATAGATTCTCACCCGTTGTAAATGTAGGAGAAAGTTTAGAGTCCATTGGGGTGCCTTCACCTCGTGTACCTTTAACTCCCAGTTTTGTGGGTCTTTCATCTCCTAGATTTCCTGTTGTAGATGTTACCGCTGGTTCCCCAGTATCTGGAGTTGGAGCGCCAACTCTGACAGGTAGGCGGTGGTTACACCGCCAGATTCAAAATCTCCGTTCGATCAATAGGATGAATCTTATGGTTAGTAGGACTGAAGGAATATCAGCTGCCAATATGGGCATTGATCTTGTTAATTCTCACATTGATCAAAGTAGGGAACCAATGGTTCAACAAGCTAGGACAGAAGATGCGGGAACTCAGCCTCAAACACTGTTTGCGGAGAGGTTACAGGACAATCCCTCTTCTTCACTGCAAGGTAGGGACTTCCTTTCTTCAAGGTTGAGCCACTTGAGAAGGCAAGCAGTTCAAGATTCAACTACCACTTCGTTTGGTACATCTGTCAATTTGACGTTATGGCCTGAACTTGCTGGTATTAGTTCAAATGAGCAACTCCATCATTGCAGCAATGGATCAAACATTAGGCCCGATGGTTGTGATTTGCCTTTTTCTGTTAGAGATGACGATAATATTTTGATGGCCAAGGAACAATTGCAGGCAATGGTTGGAAGCCATTTAAAAGCCTTTTCCAACGGTATTGATTTAG ACTTTTCAAAGCCTTCTATATGCATATGCAGACAACGGTACTTTCAAGGACATAGCAACTAG
- the LOC107927257 gene encoding uncharacterized protein isoform X1 produces MMVRGGKVGQRSNFKKRVRPKDDDSDGSDEDYVVSEEGDEESEDDVEKYCSSLDECASEEGFGSFLDEEEEVEVVRKAVRSKAKRMSTTRKRTIVERKPRRRKIVLDEEEEDEDYEVEEEEEDDDDDDDDDDDDEEEEEEEEEDDDDDEFTLDEEDCLDEEEELTMKMKKNNMKVHKPGLRKRGPSKPRKNRKKSAVSNKPSRKGGRKKHRLNRKKRVEEDDNDDCDFVDIIPVVRKKSRLNGGRRNKAYVVPSDSDFVLSGSSDYEYTISDEEREQVKEANRLCGSLKTSLRSSSSSKRIQEVEELGKHKKPPGRKGKEKVEEKKAEVIKPVCGICLSEEDKRRFRGTLNCCSHYFCFTCIMEWSKVESRCPLCKQRFETITKPARSTAGVDLRDVVIQVPKRDQVYQPSEEELRSYLDPYENVFCSECHQGGDDELMLLCDLCDSSAHTYCVGLGREVPEDNWYCDGCRPVALGSSSSQVQDSLPDQRTVNNLYNRFSPVVNVGESLESIGVPSPRVPLTPSFVGLSSPRFPVVDVTAGSPVSGVGAPTLTGRRWLHRQIQNLRSINRMNLMVSRTEGISAANMGIDLVNSHIDQSREPMVQQARTEDAGTQPQTLFAERLQDNPSSSLQGRDFLSSRLSHLRRQAVQDSTTTSFGTSVNLTLWPELAGISSNEQLHHCSNGSNIRPDGCDLPFSVRDDDNILMAKEQLQAMVGSHLKAFSNGIDLDNGTFKDIATSSMHTLLAACGLEHRRSEVHIVPPSSNCVHIERVAAGQASLMKGCCLTCFDSFVKDVVKRIMDTRSRQWLSLGL; encoded by the exons atg ATGGTAAGGGGAGGGAAGGTTGGTCAAAGAAGCAACTTTAAGAAAAGGGTTAGACCAAAGGATGATGATTCGGATGGTTCAGATGAAGATTATGTGGTTTCGGAGGAGGGAGATGAAGAATCTGAGGATGATGTGGAAAAGTATTGTTCTTCCTTAGATGAATGTGCATCGGAAGAGGGTTTCGGGAGTTTTCTTGATGAGGAGGAGGAAGTGGAAGTGGTGAGAAAGGCTGTTAGGTCGAAAGCTAAACGAATGTCTACAACAAGGAAGAGGACGATTGTGGAGAGAAAACCACGAAGGCGGAAAATTGTATTGGATGAAGAGGAGGAAGATGAAGATTATGAggtggaggaagaagaagaagatgacgatgacgatgacgatgatgatgatgatgatgaagaggaggaggaggaggaggaggaagatgACGACGATGATGAATTCACTCTAGACGAAGAAGATTGTTTGGATGAGGAAGAGGAACTGActatgaaaatgaagaaaaacaaTATGAAAGTTCATAAGCCAGGGTTGCGGAAAAGAGGTCCTTCTAAACCTAGGAAAAATAGGAAGAAATCTGCTGTTTCTAATAAGCCTTCAAGAAAAGGGGGAAGGAAGAAACACCGGTTGAACAGGAAAAAAagggttgaagaagatgataatgatgattgtgATTTTGTAGACATCATTCCAGTTGTGAGAAAAAAGAGCAGACTAAACGGAGGACGGAGAAACAAGGCATATGTTGTACCATCCGATTCAGATTTTGTCTTGTCTGGGTCATCTGATTATGAGTATACCATCTCAGACGAAGAGAGAGAGCAAGTGAAAGAAGCCAACCGATTGTGTGGAAGTTTGAAAACCAGTTTGAGGAGTTCATCATCCTCAAAGAGAATTCAGGAGGTTGAGGAGTTGGGCAAGCACAAGAAACCTCCAGGAAGAAAGGGTAAGGAGAAGGTCGAAGAGAAAAAGGCTGAAGTAATAAAACCAGTTTGTGGCATTTGTCTCTCTGAGGAAGATAAGCGAAGATTTAGGGGCACATTGAACTGTTGCAGTCATTATTTTTGTTTCACCTGCATTATGGAGTGGTCAAAAGTGGAATCTCGTTGCCCATTGTGCAAGCAAAGGTTTGAAACAATCACTAAGCCTGCTAGGTCAACAGCAGGAGTTGATTTGAGAGATGTGGTGATTCAAGTACCCAAGCGAGATCAG GTCTACCAACCATCTGAGGAAGAACTTAGAAGCTATCTGGACCCATATGAGAATGTTTTTTGCTCTGAATGCCACCAAGGTGGGGATGATGAACTGATGTTACTGTGTGATCTTTGTGATTCATCGGCACACACCTATTGTGTTGGTCTAGGGAGGGAAGTGCCTGAAGATAATTGGTACTGCGATGGTTGCAGGCCCGTAGCTCTTGGTTCCTCTAGTTCCCAAGTCCAAGATTCTTTGCCTGACCAAAGGACAGTAAACAATTTGTACAATAGATTCTCACCCGTTGTAAATGTAGGAGAAAGTTTAGAGTCCATTGGGGTGCCTTCACCTCGTGTACCTTTAACTCCCAGTTTTGTGGGTCTTTCATCTCCTAGATTTCCTGTTGTAGATGTTACCGCTGGTTCCCCAGTATCTGGAGTTGGAGCGCCAACTCTGACAGGTAGGCGGTGGTTACACCGCCAGATTCAAAATCTCCGTTCGATCAATAGGATGAATCTTATGGTTAGTAGGACTGAAGGAATATCAGCTGCCAATATGGGCATTGATCTTGTTAATTCTCACATTGATCAAAGTAGGGAACCAATGGTTCAACAAGCTAGGACAGAAGATGCGGGAACTCAGCCTCAAACACTGTTTGCGGAGAGGTTACAGGACAATCCCTCTTCTTCACTGCAAGGTAGGGACTTCCTTTCTTCAAGGTTGAGCCACTTGAGAAGGCAAGCAGTTCAAGATTCAACTACCACTTCGTTTGGTACATCTGTCAATTTGACGTTATGGCCTGAACTTGCTGGTATTAGTTCAAATGAGCAACTCCATCATTGCAGCAATGGATCAAACATTAGGCCCGATGGTTGTGATTTGCCTTTTTCTGTTAGAGATGACGATAATATTTTGATGGCCAAGGAACAATTGCAGGCAATGGTTGGAAGCCATTTAAAAGCCTTTTCCAACGGTATTGATTTAG ACAACGGTACTTTCAAGGACATAGCAACTAGTTCCATGCATACCTTATTGGCTGCTTGTGGGCTTGAGCATAGGAGGAGCGAGGTTCACATTGTGCCTCCGTCATCAAATTGTGTGCACATTGAAAGAGTGGCAGCTGGACAGGCGAGCTTAATGAAAGGTTGTTGCTTAACTTGTTTCGATTCTTTTGTAAAAGATGTAGTGAAGAGGATCATGGATACAAGATCCCGACAGTGGTTAAGTTTAGGTCTTTAG
- the LOC107927257 gene encoding uncharacterized protein isoform X5, which produces MMVRGGKVGQRSNFKKRVRPKDDDSDGSDEDYVVSEEGDEESEDDVEKYCSSLDECASEEGFGSFLDEEEEVEVVRKAVRSKAKRMSTTRKRTIVERKPRRRKIVLDEEEEDEDYEVEEEEEDDDDDDDDDDDDEEEEEEEEEDDDDDEFTLDEEDCLDEEEELTMKMKKNNMKVHKPGLRKRGPSKPRKNRKKSAVSNKPSRKGGRKKHRLNRKKRVEEDDNDDCDFVDIIPVVRKKSRLNGGRRNKAYVVPSDSDFVLSGSSDYEYTISDEEREQVKEANRLCGSLKTSLRSSSSSKRIQEVEELGKHKKPPGRKGKEKVEEKKAEVIKPVCGICLSEEDKRRFRGTLNCCSHYFCFTCIMEWSKVESRCPLCKQRFETITKPARSTAGVDLRDVVIQVPKRDQVYQPSEEELRSYLDPYENVFCSECHQGGDDELMLLCDLCDSSAHTYCVGLGREVPEDNWYCDGCRPVALGSSSSQVQDSLPDQRTVNNLYNRFSPVVNVGESLESIGVPSPRVPLTPSFVGLSSPRFPVVDVTAGSPVSGVGAPTLTGRRWLHRQIQNLRSINRMNLMVSRTEGISAANMGIDLVNSHIDQSREPMVQQARTEDAGTQPQTLFAERLQDNPSSSLQGRDFLSSRLSHLRRQAVQDSTTTSFGTSVNLTLWPELAGISSNEQLHHCSNGSNIRPDGCDLPFSVRDDDNILMAKEQLQAMVGSHLKAFSNGIDLAFYMHMQTTVLSRT; this is translated from the exons atg ATGGTAAGGGGAGGGAAGGTTGGTCAAAGAAGCAACTTTAAGAAAAGGGTTAGACCAAAGGATGATGATTCGGATGGTTCAGATGAAGATTATGTGGTTTCGGAGGAGGGAGATGAAGAATCTGAGGATGATGTGGAAAAGTATTGTTCTTCCTTAGATGAATGTGCATCGGAAGAGGGTTTCGGGAGTTTTCTTGATGAGGAGGAGGAAGTGGAAGTGGTGAGAAAGGCTGTTAGGTCGAAAGCTAAACGAATGTCTACAACAAGGAAGAGGACGATTGTGGAGAGAAAACCACGAAGGCGGAAAATTGTATTGGATGAAGAGGAGGAAGATGAAGATTATGAggtggaggaagaagaagaagatgacgatgacgatgacgatgatgatgatgatgatgaagaggaggaggaggaggaggaggaagatgACGACGATGATGAATTCACTCTAGACGAAGAAGATTGTTTGGATGAGGAAGAGGAACTGActatgaaaatgaagaaaaacaaTATGAAAGTTCATAAGCCAGGGTTGCGGAAAAGAGGTCCTTCTAAACCTAGGAAAAATAGGAAGAAATCTGCTGTTTCTAATAAGCCTTCAAGAAAAGGGGGAAGGAAGAAACACCGGTTGAACAGGAAAAAAagggttgaagaagatgataatgatgattgtgATTTTGTAGACATCATTCCAGTTGTGAGAAAAAAGAGCAGACTAAACGGAGGACGGAGAAACAAGGCATATGTTGTACCATCCGATTCAGATTTTGTCTTGTCTGGGTCATCTGATTATGAGTATACCATCTCAGACGAAGAGAGAGAGCAAGTGAAAGAAGCCAACCGATTGTGTGGAAGTTTGAAAACCAGTTTGAGGAGTTCATCATCCTCAAAGAGAATTCAGGAGGTTGAGGAGTTGGGCAAGCACAAGAAACCTCCAGGAAGAAAGGGTAAGGAGAAGGTCGAAGAGAAAAAGGCTGAAGTAATAAAACCAGTTTGTGGCATTTGTCTCTCTGAGGAAGATAAGCGAAGATTTAGGGGCACATTGAACTGTTGCAGTCATTATTTTTGTTTCACCTGCATTATGGAGTGGTCAAAAGTGGAATCTCGTTGCCCATTGTGCAAGCAAAGGTTTGAAACAATCACTAAGCCTGCTAGGTCAACAGCAGGAGTTGATTTGAGAGATGTGGTGATTCAAGTACCCAAGCGAGATCAG GTCTACCAACCATCTGAGGAAGAACTTAGAAGCTATCTGGACCCATATGAGAATGTTTTTTGCTCTGAATGCCACCAAGGTGGGGATGATGAACTGATGTTACTGTGTGATCTTTGTGATTCATCGGCACACACCTATTGTGTTGGTCTAGGGAGGGAAGTGCCTGAAGATAATTGGTACTGCGATGGTTGCAGGCCCGTAGCTCTTGGTTCCTCTAGTTCCCAAGTCCAAGATTCTTTGCCTGACCAAAGGACAGTAAACAATTTGTACAATAGATTCTCACCCGTTGTAAATGTAGGAGAAAGTTTAGAGTCCATTGGGGTGCCTTCACCTCGTGTACCTTTAACTCCCAGTTTTGTGGGTCTTTCATCTCCTAGATTTCCTGTTGTAGATGTTACCGCTGGTTCCCCAGTATCTGGAGTTGGAGCGCCAACTCTGACAGGTAGGCGGTGGTTACACCGCCAGATTCAAAATCTCCGTTCGATCAATAGGATGAATCTTATGGTTAGTAGGACTGAAGGAATATCAGCTGCCAATATGGGCATTGATCTTGTTAATTCTCACATTGATCAAAGTAGGGAACCAATGGTTCAACAAGCTAGGACAGAAGATGCGGGAACTCAGCCTCAAACACTGTTTGCGGAGAGGTTACAGGACAATCCCTCTTCTTCACTGCAAGGTAGGGACTTCCTTTCTTCAAGGTTGAGCCACTTGAGAAGGCAAGCAGTTCAAGATTCAACTACCACTTCGTTTGGTACATCTGTCAATTTGACGTTATGGCCTGAACTTGCTGGTATTAGTTCAAATGAGCAACTCCATCATTGCAGCAATGGATCAAACATTAGGCCCGATGGTTGTGATTTGCCTTTTTCTGTTAGAGATGACGATAATATTTTGATGGCCAAGGAACAATTGCAGGCAATGGTTGGAAGCCATTTAAAAGCCTTTTCCAACGGTATTGATTTAG CCTTCTATATGCATATGCAGACAACGGTACTTTCAAGGACATAG
- the LOC107927257 gene encoding uncharacterized protein isoform X2 has protein sequence MVRGGKVGQRSNFKKRVRPKDDDSDGSDEDYVVSEEGDEESEDDVEKYCSSLDECASEEGFGSFLDEEEEVEVVRKAVRSKAKRMSTTRKRTIVERKPRRRKIVLDEEEEDEDYEVEEEEEDDDDDDDDDDDDEEEEEEEEEDDDDDEFTLDEEDCLDEEEELTMKMKKNNMKVHKPGLRKRGPSKPRKNRKKSAVSNKPSRKGGRKKHRLNRKKRVEEDDNDDCDFVDIIPVVRKKSRLNGGRRNKAYVVPSDSDFVLSGSSDYEYTISDEEREQVKEANRLCGSLKTSLRSSSSSKRIQEVEELGKHKKPPGRKGKEKVEEKKAEVIKPVCGICLSEEDKRRFRGTLNCCSHYFCFTCIMEWSKVESRCPLCKQRFETITKPARSTAGVDLRDVVIQVPKRDQVYQPSEEELRSYLDPYENVFCSECHQGGDDELMLLCDLCDSSAHTYCVGLGREVPEDNWYCDGCRPVALGSSSSQVQDSLPDQRTVNNLYNRFSPVVNVGESLESIGVPSPRVPLTPSFVGLSSPRFPVVDVTAGSPVSGVGAPTLTGRRWLHRQIQNLRSINRMNLMVSRTEGISAANMGIDLVNSHIDQSREPMVQQARTEDAGTQPQTLFAERLQDNPSSSLQGRDFLSSRLSHLRRQAVQDSTTTSFGTSVNLTLWPELAGISSNEQLHHCSNGSNIRPDGCDLPFSVRDDDNILMAKEQLQAMVGSHLKAFSNGIDLDNGTFKDIATSSMHTLLAACGLEHRRSEVHIVPPSSNCVHIERVAAGQASLMKGCCLTCFDSFVKDVVKRIMDTRSRQWLSLGL, from the exons ATGGTAAGGGGAGGGAAGGTTGGTCAAAGAAGCAACTTTAAGAAAAGGGTTAGACCAAAGGATGATGATTCGGATGGTTCAGATGAAGATTATGTGGTTTCGGAGGAGGGAGATGAAGAATCTGAGGATGATGTGGAAAAGTATTGTTCTTCCTTAGATGAATGTGCATCGGAAGAGGGTTTCGGGAGTTTTCTTGATGAGGAGGAGGAAGTGGAAGTGGTGAGAAAGGCTGTTAGGTCGAAAGCTAAACGAATGTCTACAACAAGGAAGAGGACGATTGTGGAGAGAAAACCACGAAGGCGGAAAATTGTATTGGATGAAGAGGAGGAAGATGAAGATTATGAggtggaggaagaagaagaagatgacgatgacgatgacgatgatgatgatgatgatgaagaggaggaggaggaggaggaggaagatgACGACGATGATGAATTCACTCTAGACGAAGAAGATTGTTTGGATGAGGAAGAGGAACTGActatgaaaatgaagaaaaacaaTATGAAAGTTCATAAGCCAGGGTTGCGGAAAAGAGGTCCTTCTAAACCTAGGAAAAATAGGAAGAAATCTGCTGTTTCTAATAAGCCTTCAAGAAAAGGGGGAAGGAAGAAACACCGGTTGAACAGGAAAAAAagggttgaagaagatgataatgatgattgtgATTTTGTAGACATCATTCCAGTTGTGAGAAAAAAGAGCAGACTAAACGGAGGACGGAGAAACAAGGCATATGTTGTACCATCCGATTCAGATTTTGTCTTGTCTGGGTCATCTGATTATGAGTATACCATCTCAGACGAAGAGAGAGAGCAAGTGAAAGAAGCCAACCGATTGTGTGGAAGTTTGAAAACCAGTTTGAGGAGTTCATCATCCTCAAAGAGAATTCAGGAGGTTGAGGAGTTGGGCAAGCACAAGAAACCTCCAGGAAGAAAGGGTAAGGAGAAGGTCGAAGAGAAAAAGGCTGAAGTAATAAAACCAGTTTGTGGCATTTGTCTCTCTGAGGAAGATAAGCGAAGATTTAGGGGCACATTGAACTGTTGCAGTCATTATTTTTGTTTCACCTGCATTATGGAGTGGTCAAAAGTGGAATCTCGTTGCCCATTGTGCAAGCAAAGGTTTGAAACAATCACTAAGCCTGCTAGGTCAACAGCAGGAGTTGATTTGAGAGATGTGGTGATTCAAGTACCCAAGCGAGATCAG GTCTACCAACCATCTGAGGAAGAACTTAGAAGCTATCTGGACCCATATGAGAATGTTTTTTGCTCTGAATGCCACCAAGGTGGGGATGATGAACTGATGTTACTGTGTGATCTTTGTGATTCATCGGCACACACCTATTGTGTTGGTCTAGGGAGGGAAGTGCCTGAAGATAATTGGTACTGCGATGGTTGCAGGCCCGTAGCTCTTGGTTCCTCTAGTTCCCAAGTCCAAGATTCTTTGCCTGACCAAAGGACAGTAAACAATTTGTACAATAGATTCTCACCCGTTGTAAATGTAGGAGAAAGTTTAGAGTCCATTGGGGTGCCTTCACCTCGTGTACCTTTAACTCCCAGTTTTGTGGGTCTTTCATCTCCTAGATTTCCTGTTGTAGATGTTACCGCTGGTTCCCCAGTATCTGGAGTTGGAGCGCCAACTCTGACAGGTAGGCGGTGGTTACACCGCCAGATTCAAAATCTCCGTTCGATCAATAGGATGAATCTTATGGTTAGTAGGACTGAAGGAATATCAGCTGCCAATATGGGCATTGATCTTGTTAATTCTCACATTGATCAAAGTAGGGAACCAATGGTTCAACAAGCTAGGACAGAAGATGCGGGAACTCAGCCTCAAACACTGTTTGCGGAGAGGTTACAGGACAATCCCTCTTCTTCACTGCAAGGTAGGGACTTCCTTTCTTCAAGGTTGAGCCACTTGAGAAGGCAAGCAGTTCAAGATTCAACTACCACTTCGTTTGGTACATCTGTCAATTTGACGTTATGGCCTGAACTTGCTGGTATTAGTTCAAATGAGCAACTCCATCATTGCAGCAATGGATCAAACATTAGGCCCGATGGTTGTGATTTGCCTTTTTCTGTTAGAGATGACGATAATATTTTGATGGCCAAGGAACAATTGCAGGCAATGGTTGGAAGCCATTTAAAAGCCTTTTCCAACGGTATTGATTTAG ACAACGGTACTTTCAAGGACATAGCAACTAGTTCCATGCATACCTTATTGGCTGCTTGTGGGCTTGAGCATAGGAGGAGCGAGGTTCACATTGTGCCTCCGTCATCAAATTGTGTGCACATTGAAAGAGTGGCAGCTGGACAGGCGAGCTTAATGAAAGGTTGTTGCTTAACTTGTTTCGATTCTTTTGTAAAAGATGTAGTGAAGAGGATCATGGATACAAGATCCCGACAGTGGTTAAGTTTAGGTCTTTAG